The following proteins come from a genomic window of Nostoc sp. ATCC 53789:
- a CDS encoding radical SAM protein has protein sequence MKQNLIETLLDISEQEKERLLEAIQIDAITESPYLEKESTESQEYRQFFQSIFQEILHFEGNEQQLLFEIARYVRHKYLENKGNLRGVIEITNACERSCNYCPMRIENEELGDRYNFSSEKILETTIEIKEAKIPIVFIQAGEIKATTKTVSRAIPKIKQLFENNVIILLNLGDKPKEDYTILKEAGANQYIIKFETSNWNLHKQARGYLLSDRLNRIDDLLSLGYEVGSGTIVGLKAVNANGKIEIEQTPKMLANDLLLAMKKKIHMCSASPFVPGKGTPLDQMSAGNASMTLNWMALARIMMPKVMIPSVSALNVLLGQDGQLKGLQAGANTITVNFTPPNYQDQYAIYSKQKRYKVKYEYALDIMEKAGIEPTLLPNVPSRSFLLSQN, from the coding sequence ATGAAGCAAAATTTGATTGAAACTTTACTAGATATTTCCGAACAGGAAAAAGAGCGGCTTTTAGAAGCCATCCAAATTGATGCTATTACTGAAAGTCCATATCTAGAAAAGGAATCAACAGAATCACAAGAGTACAGACAATTTTTCCAATCAATCTTCCAAGAGATACTTCATTTTGAAGGCAACGAGCAGCAATTACTTTTTGAAATAGCAAGATATGTGCGTCATAAGTATTTGGAAAATAAAGGAAATTTAAGAGGTGTGATCGAGATTACTAATGCTTGCGAAAGGAGTTGTAATTATTGTCCAATGAGAATTGAAAATGAAGAATTAGGAGATCGTTACAATTTTTCTAGCGAAAAAATATTAGAAACCACCATAGAAATCAAAGAAGCGAAAATTCCCATTGTATTCATTCAAGCAGGTGAAATTAAAGCAACGACTAAAACCGTATCTAGAGCCATACCTAAAATTAAACAACTTTTTGAGAATAACGTCATAATCCTTCTAAATCTTGGCGATAAACCTAAAGAAGATTACACAATACTCAAAGAAGCTGGCGCAAATCAATACATTATTAAATTTGAAACGAGCAATTGGAATTTACACAAACAAGCTAGAGGATACCTTTTATCCGATCGCCTCAATAGAATCGATGATCTATTAAGTTTAGGATATGAGGTGGGAAGCGGAACCATTGTCGGTTTAAAAGCAGTAAATGCCAATGGGAAAATCGAAATTGAACAAACTCCAAAGATGCTGGCGAACGATCTCCTACTTGCCATGAAGAAGAAAATTCATATGTGTAGTGCATCTCCTTTTGTACCTGGTAAAGGTACTCCACTAGATCAAATGAGTGCGGGCAACGCTAGTATGACTTTAAATTGGATGGCTTTAGCCAGAATTATGATGCCAAAAGTTATGATACCTAGTGTAAGTGCCCTTAATGTTTTATTAGGACAAGATGGTCAGTTAAAAGGACTGCAAGCAGGGGCAAATACGATCACCGTGAATTTTACCCCTCCCAACTATCAAGACCAGTATGCTATTTACAGTAAACAAAAACGTTACAAAGTTAAATACGAGTATGCTTTAGATATCATGGAAAAAGCTGGTATCGAGCCAACTTTATTGCCTAACGTGCCTAGCCGGAGTTTTTTACTCTCTCAAAATTAG
- a CDS encoding methyltransferase codes for MFQTELQHPIDKNEMQTTQTLKQMIAGAWITQGIYVVAQLGIADLLKDGSKSYDELATTTGVDARSLYRLLRALASVGIFAEGSSGYFELTPVAEGLQSDRTDSLRGYAIKSGQAWEWQPWGHLLESIKTGKPVFKNIFGMERFDYLATNPSASKIYTQAISSISGEQDAAIAAGYDFSSIHNLVEVGGGNGTLMASILKANLTMQGILFDLPHVVADAKPVIEDLELQDRCQLVGGNFFESVPTGGDAYLLRYIVHDWDDERAIAILKNCSQAMQPNGRLLLVEMVIPQGNEPFFGKLLDLQMLVNYGGRERTETEYQVLLETAGFSLTKIYPVAPPISIIEAIRL; via the coding sequence ATGTTTCAAACAGAATTACAACATCCCATCGATAAAAATGAAATGCAGACTACACAAACATTAAAGCAAATGATCGCTGGTGCTTGGATTACGCAAGGTATTTATGTAGTTGCTCAACTTGGTATTGCAGATTTACTCAAGGATGGTTCTAAAAGTTACGATGAATTAGCAACAACAACTGGTGTAGATGCGCGATCGCTCTATCGACTACTACGCGCCCTTGCCAGTGTTGGTATATTTGCTGAAGGTAGTTCAGGCTACTTTGAGTTGACACCTGTTGCCGAAGGTTTGCAAAGCGATCGCACTGATTCCCTACGCGGTTATGCTATCAAGTCTGGTCAAGCCTGGGAATGGCAACCTTGGGGACATCTACTGGAAAGTATCAAAACCGGAAAACCTGTATTCAAAAATATCTTCGGGATGGAGAGATTTGATTACTTAGCTACTAACCCTTCTGCTTCTAAAATATACACTCAAGCTATAAGTAGTATTTCTGGCGAACAAGATGCAGCGATCGCAGCTGGTTATGACTTCTCATCCATCCACAACTTAGTTGAGGTTGGAGGTGGAAATGGTACTTTAATGGCCTCGATTCTCAAAGCGAATTTGACAATGCAGGGGATTTTATTTGATTTACCCCATGTAGTTGCAGATGCCAAACCTGTGATTGAAGACCTGGAACTACAAGATCGTTGTCAACTAGTCGGTGGGAACTTCTTTGAATCAGTACCCACAGGTGGAGATGCTTACTTGCTACGGTATATTGTTCACGATTGGGATGATGAAAGAGCGATCGCCATCCTGAAAAATTGCTCCCAAGCGATGCAGCCTAACGGCAGATTGCTGCTAGTCGAAATGGTTATACCTCAAGGCAACGAACCATTCTTTGGCAAACTCCTCGACTTGCAGATGCTCGTGAATTATGGCGGCCGTGAACGGACTGAAACTGAGTATCAAGTTCTACTAGAAACAGCAGGTTTCTCATTGACAAAAATTTATCCAGTAGCGCCTCCAATCAGCATAATTGAAGCTATTCGCTTATAA
- a CDS encoding serine/threonine-protein kinase, producing the protein MTNHIIGKLLQERYQIIQSLGAGVFGQTYIAVDVDFPQNPKCVIKQIKVSSSEPGYLEMLRLMFLTETETLKLLGSHQQIPEFIACFEENSQFYLVQELIEGHALTAELPIAQQWGCLWSEREVVQFLIDVLSILEFVHSQGVIHCDIKPENLIRRNSDGKLVLIDFGSIQSIDFGIGAELPIYRIPVTSLGYIPPEQFIGQTQPNSDIYALGMIAIQALTGLEPLKLKVDPHTNEIFWRSQDTPVNDYLAAVLSQMIRYDSQNRFQSATEVLRVLKQITWDQPAQILEEDSEFFLEEVAIEDNDFQNLTSGTSSPLLTGMKVGLAANSLLMGFGVYSLVNTAPAYSETDTLYKATKEYQAGDLQEAIALAKSIPSHSNVYPEAQATIEEWQEQWQVAAQQYQIAQIAFHESRWSDVLDAVSQIPNISYWQSKTDKLVQQAYVNIEAQTQDLLAKAYDSAEIRDFSTALQYLREIPKESRAGALVQEKLAEYNRKRQIRAAYFLQNAYKKASVGDFDRAVKFLRNIPQDALVYAQAQVKLNEYTQKQRVQAGNQKIASAKRTNSFVSKNSDTKIEYLQQVNYLQEVNIR; encoded by the coding sequence ATGACCAACCACATAATCGGTAAATTATTACAAGAGCGTTACCAAATTATCCAAAGCCTGGGTGCAGGGGTATTTGGACAAACATATATAGCTGTAGACGTAGATTTTCCACAGAATCCTAAATGTGTTATTAAGCAGATAAAAGTTAGCAGTTCTGAACCTGGGTACTTGGAGATGCTGAGGTTAATGTTTCTAACTGAAACTGAAACCCTCAAGCTTCTAGGAAGCCATCAACAAATTCCTGAATTTATCGCCTGCTTTGAAGAAAACAGCCAGTTTTATTTAGTACAAGAGCTAATTGAAGGACATGCGCTGACTGCGGAATTGCCCATTGCTCAACAGTGGGGGTGTCTGTGGAGTGAAAGGGAAGTTGTACAATTCTTGATAGATGTCTTAAGTATTCTAGAATTTGTTCACTCTCAAGGCGTGATCCATTGTGACATCAAACCAGAAAACTTGATTAGACGTAATAGCGATGGCAAGTTAGTTTTGATTGACTTTGGCTCAATCCAGTCTATCGATTTTGGCATAGGTGCGGAATTGCCGATTTATAGAATTCCTGTCACCTCATTGGGATACATACCGCCAGAGCAATTTATTGGTCAAACACAGCCTAACAGCGATATTTATGCTTTGGGAATGATTGCTATCCAGGCTTTAACTGGGTTAGAACCACTAAAATTAAAAGTTGATCCTCATACTAATGAAATTTTTTGGCGTTCTCAAGACACGCCAGTTAACGATTATCTAGCTGCTGTTCTCAGCCAAATGATCCGTTACGATTCTCAAAATCGCTTCCAGTCTGCGACTGAGGTACTGCGGGTACTCAAACAAATAACATGGGATCAGCCAGCACAAATATTAGAGGAAGATTCTGAATTTTTTCTAGAAGAAGTTGCGATTGAGGATAATGATTTTCAAAATCTTACATCTGGCACATCATCCCCGTTATTGACAGGAATGAAAGTCGGACTAGCAGCTAATTCTTTATTGATGGGGTTTGGTGTATATTCTTTAGTTAATACTGCACCGGCATACTCAGAAACCGATACTTTATATAAAGCAACAAAAGAATATCAAGCTGGGGATTTGCAAGAAGCGATCGCACTTGCTAAATCAATTCCCTCCCACAGCAATGTTTATCCAGAAGCCCAAGCCACAATTGAAGAATGGCAAGAGCAATGGCAAGTTGCTGCACAACAATACCAAATAGCTCAAATAGCTTTTCATGAGAGCCGATGGTCAGATGTTCTTGATGCTGTTTCTCAAATTCCCAATATTTCATATTGGCAATCTAAAACAGATAAACTAGTTCAGCAAGCATACGTTAACATTGAAGCACAGACACAAGATTTATTAGCAAAAGCTTACGACAGTGCCGAGATCAGAGATTTTTCTACTGCATTACAATATCTGCGGGAAATTCCTAAAGAAAGTCGTGCGGGGGCTTTAGTTCAAGAAAAGCTGGCTGAGTATAATCGAAAGCGCCAAATCAGAGCAGCTTATTTTTTACAGAACGCTTACAAAAAAGCATCTGTAGGTGATTTTGATCGGGCTGTAAAATTTCTCCGAAATATTCCCCAAGATGCTCTAGTTTATGCTCAAGCTCAAGTTAAATTGAATGAGTATACTCAAAAGCAACGTGTTCAGGCTGGCAATCAAAAGATAGCTTCTGCAAAAAGAACAAATTCATTTGTCTCTAAAAATTCAGACACTAAGATTGAATATCTTCAGCAAGTAAATTATTTGCAAGAAGTGAATATTCGATAG
- a CDS encoding response regulator, with amino-acid sequence MKTIIENQNNSINYAPLRGIVLVVDDNPANLQVLSSFLDQSSFEVWAARSGEKALQRLENGDLPDLILLDVMMPGIDGFETCKQLKSNPRVQDIPVIFMTALSETADKVKGLQLGAVDYITKPFQHEEVLVRIENHLKLRNLTKTLIAKNTELQQTQTQLIQAEKVAALGQLTAGIAHEVNNPINFIAGNLNFVEKYVQEVVSLLHLYQKYLPNPPDELHTAIKKSDLEFLLDDLSKIIKSMQVGTDRVTEIVSYLNNFSRHREAGKKLANLHEGLESTLLILGHRFKGNAHHPAIKLVKEYGDLPLVECFPSEINQVFMNLISNAIDAIEEANKNKDIDTISRNPGVIKIKTEVIGEQVILRVADNGSGIKNADTTKIFDAFYTTKPVGKGTGLGLSIAYQIVVNNHHGKLTYDSKPGEGIEFIIELPIR; translated from the coding sequence ATGAAAACTATTATTGAAAACCAAAATAACTCTATCAATTATGCTCCTTTAAGGGGAATTGTTTTAGTCGTTGATGATAACCCTGCCAATTTACAAGTTTTATCCAGCTTTCTGGATCAGTCTAGCTTCGAAGTTTGGGCAGCCCGCAGTGGAGAAAAAGCCCTTCAGCGATTAGAAAATGGTGATTTACCTGATTTAATATTGCTGGATGTAATGATGCCGGGTATAGATGGTTTTGAAACCTGTAAACAGCTAAAAAGCAATCCTCGCGTCCAAGATATTCCAGTCATTTTTATGACAGCCCTTTCAGAAACTGCTGATAAAGTCAAAGGTTTGCAATTAGGAGCCGTAGACTACATTACAAAACCTTTCCAGCATGAAGAAGTATTAGTGCGGATTGAAAATCACCTCAAACTGAGAAATTTGACAAAAACCTTAATTGCTAAAAACACCGAATTACAACAGACTCAAACTCAATTGATTCAAGCAGAAAAGGTAGCAGCTTTAGGTCAACTAACAGCAGGAATTGCTCATGAAGTTAATAATCCCATCAATTTTATAGCTGGCAACTTAAATTTTGTTGAAAAGTATGTACAAGAGGTAGTTAGTTTATTGCATCTCTATCAAAAATATCTGCCCAATCCACCAGATGAACTTCACACTGCAATAAAAAAAAGCGATCTTGAATTTTTGTTAGATGATTTATCTAAAATTATTAAATCCATGCAAGTTGGTACAGATCGCGTTACAGAAATTGTGTCATATTTGAACAACTTCTCGCGTCACAGAGAAGCTGGAAAAAAACTAGCTAACTTGCATGAAGGGTTAGAAAGTACATTACTCATTCTTGGACATCGGTTTAAGGGAAATGCTCATCACCCAGCTATCAAACTAGTTAAAGAATATGGGGACTTGCCACTTGTTGAGTGTTTTCCTAGCGAGATTAATCAGGTCTTTATGAATTTAATTTCTAATGCGATCGATGCAATTGAAGAAGCAAATAAAAATAAAGATATTGATACAATTTCTAGAAATCCTGGGGTGATTAAAATTAAAACTGAGGTAATTGGAGAGCAAGTGATTTTAAGAGTTGCTGATAATGGTTCAGGGATAAAAAACGCAGATACAACAAAAATATTCGATGCTTTTTACACAACAAAACCTGTCGGTAAAGGAACAGGGCTTGGTCTATCTATTGCTTACCAAATTGTGGTTAATAACCATCATGGCAAGCTCACATACGATTCCAAGCCAGGTGAAGGTATAGAGTTTATTATTGAACTACCTATTCGATAA
- a CDS encoding hybrid sensor histidine kinase/response regulator, with amino-acid sequence MQPNSSLSATNRENHPLRNLLIRFILGGTTLIVSISAYFSYQATRNLMLKDLRHSAFLEVQRGGDEIEEWLHIRQAEVQTLANTLTVRSLNWSVAEPYLKSEVKRINEFFFFQIVNPDGSFSNTKVGRSNKNIQDRDFFQKAIAGKSNISDPFISRSTGIPLIAIATPISSNSASSSSPIGVFHGNVRVDHIAEVVNSLQYGTNSYAFALNSQGQAIVHPNSALMSTVEKPAPSLLKIGDRNLNAIAQRMVNKQQGIELMEIDGTKQYVAYLPLQAANWSVALVIPRQNIESRLQFLDLIALIVGGLTLTMITVLWQVQAFEQRELKKSKAAADTANHAKSEFLANMSHELRTPLNGILGCAQILLRSAALPKQEQYHVNIIEQCGSHLLTLINDILDLSKIEAKKLELHPYDVHFPSFLQGIVEICHIRAKQKGISFIYKPPINLPTGVYVDVKRLRQVLLNLLGNAIKFTDEGQVTFNIEVIDQPSNDGQIMKHRLRFNVEDTGIGITPAELSQIFLPFEQVGEKKRQAEGTGLGLAITRQLVQMMGSDIHVQSQIGKGSSFSFELEIPEATDWVQSAMTASEKQIIGFEGGPYTILMVDDRWENRTVITNLLQPLGFNVVEASNGKEGLEIAIALKPNLIITDLLMPEMDGFELIKHLRHTSEIQDVLIIVSSASVFEADQNRSLQAGGNAFLSKPIQVDELLHQLEQYLNLVWIYKQSQTDGEKAKEATTATTQLTSPSPQVLQELTTLASKGNFNAILKWADQLEETDTNFAPFSNELRQLARQFDEDLIINFLTKYAVETV; translated from the coding sequence GGCTAATACTTTAACTGTCCGCTCCTTAAACTGGTCTGTAGCAGAACCCTATTTAAAGTCAGAAGTCAAGCGGATCAATGAATTTTTCTTTTTCCAAATAGTTAACCCAGATGGTTCATTTTCTAATACAAAAGTTGGTCGATCCAATAAAAATATTCAGGATCGAGACTTCTTTCAAAAAGCAATTGCAGGAAAGAGCAATATTTCCGATCCCTTTATTAGCCGTTCTACAGGAATTCCTTTAATAGCGATCGCCACCCCAATCTCTTCAAATTCTGCTAGCAGCAGTTCACCGATTGGAGTTTTCCACGGCAATGTGAGAGTCGATCACATTGCAGAGGTTGTTAATTCCCTGCAATACGGCACGAACAGCTATGCTTTTGCTCTCAATTCGCAAGGACAAGCGATCGTTCACCCTAACTCGGCGTTGATGTCAACCGTAGAAAAACCTGCACCCAGCCTGTTGAAAATTGGCGATCGCAATTTAAATGCGATCGCTCAGAGGATGGTAAACAAACAACAGGGAATTGAGTTAATGGAAATTGACGGCACTAAACAGTATGTCGCTTATCTGCCGTTGCAAGCTGCTAATTGGTCTGTAGCTTTGGTGATTCCCCGCCAAAATATCGAATCTCGATTGCAATTCCTCGATTTGATTGCCTTAATTGTCGGTGGACTGACACTCACCATGATTACTGTCTTGTGGCAAGTGCAAGCATTTGAACAACGTGAACTGAAAAAATCTAAAGCTGCTGCTGATACAGCCAACCATGCTAAAAGCGAATTTTTAGCAAACATGAGTCATGAACTGCGAACACCTTTAAATGGCATTCTCGGTTGTGCCCAAATTTTGCTGCGTTCCGCAGCTTTACCTAAGCAAGAGCAATATCACGTCAATATTATTGAACAATGTGGCTCTCATCTGCTGACTTTAATTAATGACATTTTGGATCTCTCCAAAATTGAAGCGAAAAAGTTAGAATTGCATCCTTATGATGTGCATTTCCCTTCCTTTCTTCAAGGAATTGTCGAAATCTGCCACATTCGGGCAAAACAAAAGGGCATTTCGTTTATTTATAAACCACCGATTAACTTGCCTACAGGGGTTTATGTCGATGTCAAAAGATTACGTCAGGTACTATTGAATCTGCTGGGAAATGCCATCAAATTTACAGATGAAGGTCAGGTTACTTTCAATATTGAAGTAATCGATCAACCTTCCAATGATGGGCAGATAATGAAACATCGCCTTCGCTTTAATGTAGAAGATACAGGAATTGGGATAACTCCCGCAGAATTGAGCCAAATTTTCTTACCATTTGAACAAGTAGGTGAGAAAAAGCGCCAAGCTGAAGGTACAGGGCTGGGTTTAGCTATTACTCGGCAGTTGGTACAAATGATGGGTAGCGATATCCATGTTCAGAGTCAAATTGGTAAGGGTAGCAGCTTTTCGTTTGAGTTAGAGATACCCGAAGCAACTGACTGGGTACAATCTGCGATGACTGCCTCAGAGAAACAAATCATTGGCTTTGAGGGTGGCCCCTACACCATCCTGATGGTTGACGATCGCTGGGAGAATCGCACAGTGATTACAAACTTACTGCAACCACTGGGTTTTAATGTGGTTGAAGCCAGCAACGGTAAAGAAGGTTTAGAAATAGCGATCGCCCTCAAGCCAAACTTAATCATCACAGATTTGCTGATGCCAGAAATGGATGGGTTTGAATTAATTAAACACCTGCGTCACACTTCAGAAATTCAGGATGTATTAATTATTGTTTCTTCAGCTAGTGTCTTTGAAGCTGACCAAAATCGCAGTCTGCAAGCTGGAGGTAATGCTTTCTTGAGCAAACCCATACAAGTAGATGAATTATTGCATCAACTAGAACAATACTTAAATTTGGTATGGATTTACAAGCAATCTCAGACTGATGGAGAAAAAGCCAAAGAAGCAACCACAGCAACTACTCAATTAACCTCTCCTTCTCCCCAGGTGTTGCAAGAACTAACCACTTTAGCCAGTAAAGGTAACTTCAATGCCATTCTCAAGTGGGCCGATCAACTAGAAGAAACAGATACAAATTTTGCACCATTTTCTAACGAACTACGGCAGCTAGCAAGGCAATTTGATGAAGATTTAATTATAAATTTTTTGACTAAATATGCGGTGGAAACGGTATGA
- a CDS encoding thioester reductase domain-containing protein, with product MIFGSPYPDIPIPKQPLTEFVLQRAIELADKPALIEGITNSIITYKQLAESIRKVAFGLAARGFSKGDVLGIYSPNIPEYAIAFHAVVTLGGIVTTVNPSYTAEELAYQLNDASAKYLITIPDLVAQALEAVDRSKVEEVFVFGEASGATSFSVLLEGEEEIPKVQINLQEDLVALLYSSGTTGMPKGVMHTHHTFVSNFHQFQSCEPVSEADAVIGVLPFFHAYGMVMLNYSLACGATVVTMPRFDLEVFLSLIEKHKITRIHIVPPILLALAKQPLVDKYDLSSLRVLTSGAAPLSHQLIEECEQRLANCVVKQAYGTTETFVTTYTPDERHKIKPGSVGQCLPHVECQIIDVDTQQPLDVNQPGELWVRGPQIMKGYLNNPEATANAIDRDSWYHTGDIVYIDEDGYFYIVDRIKELIKCNGYSIAPAELEAVLLSHPAVADACVVKSPHLSSGEVPKAFVVLKAAATPEQIMEFVAGQVAPHKTIRRLEFVDKIPKSASGKILRRVLAQQELTNIKEASSDEQPLQQRLEFLQQLDDASLGQRQELLTAYIREQFFKVLGINTSQNLDIEKPLHELRLDSLMNIDLKNRIDTELGVDIPINMLLGNSNINQLVNLLLQQLTAKNTILSKKSSAELATDLNSEVVLDSTIFPEYPSESFVTEPAAILLTGATGFLGAFLLQELLLKTQADVYCLVRSIDAESGKIRLQNNLESYGIWHDDFADRIIPVLGDLSQPLLGLSSQDFQKMSSIIDVIYHNAAWINYVYPYSALKPTNVLGTQEILRLASCIKTKSVHYISTIAVFESSTYAGKVVTESDQLAHSEGMRLAYSQSKWVAEKLIMLASDRGIPVAIYRPPFISGHSQTGAWYKDDVICRTIKGCIQMGSMTDITDTLDLAPVDYLSQSIVYLSKQQDSLGKAFHLNNSKPISWKELTDFICSRGYQIEHIAYKDWQIKLNNSVRSQENPLYHLLPFYHKQYQQSTEPKISCLATQDALAGSSIMCPPVNTQLLNTYFSYFLLSGWLGVSPRSNKLA from the coding sequence ATGATTTTTGGTAGTCCATACCCTGACATTCCTATCCCTAAACAGCCACTGACAGAATTTGTATTGCAACGAGCAATAGAGCTAGCGGATAAACCAGCCCTCATTGAAGGCATAACTAACAGCATAATAACATATAAACAACTAGCGGAGTCAATCCGTAAAGTGGCTTTTGGTTTGGCGGCGCGTGGCTTTTCCAAGGGTGATGTTTTAGGTATTTACAGCCCAAATATTCCTGAATATGCGATCGCTTTTCATGCTGTGGTAACTTTAGGTGGGATCGTCACTACAGTAAATCCATCATATACGGCAGAAGAACTGGCATATCAACTCAATGATGCTAGTGCAAAATATCTCATCACCATCCCAGACCTTGTAGCACAAGCACTAGAAGCCGTTGATCGCTCAAAAGTAGAGGAAGTATTTGTATTTGGTGAAGCATCTGGAGCTACCTCATTTTCTGTGCTTTTAGAAGGTGAAGAAGAGATACCAAAAGTACAGATAAATCTACAAGAAGATTTAGTAGCCTTGCTCTACTCTAGCGGCACTACTGGTATGCCTAAAGGTGTAATGCACACCCACCATACATTTGTGTCTAACTTTCACCAGTTCCAAAGCTGCGAACCAGTCAGCGAGGCTGATGCAGTCATCGGAGTTTTACCTTTTTTTCACGCCTACGGCATGGTCATGCTGAATTACAGCCTGGCCTGCGGTGCTACTGTTGTGACGATGCCGCGCTTTGATTTAGAGGTCTTTCTGAGCCTGATTGAAAAGCACAAAATTACCCGTATCCACATCGTTCCGCCAATTTTGCTGGCATTAGCAAAGCAGCCACTAGTAGATAAATACGATCTTTCAAGTTTGCGCGTGCTGACTTCTGGAGCCGCACCACTCAGCCATCAATTGATCGAAGAGTGCGAACAGCGTCTTGCTAATTGCGTTGTCAAGCAAGCATACGGAACGACAGAAACCTTTGTGACTACTTACACTCCAGATGAACGTCACAAAATCAAGCCTGGTTCAGTCGGTCAATGTCTCCCTCATGTGGAATGTCAAATTATAGATGTCGATACCCAACAACCATTAGATGTTAATCAACCAGGAGAGTTATGGGTACGCGGGCCGCAGATCATGAAAGGCTATTTGAATAATCCAGAAGCAACTGCCAACGCAATTGATCGAGATAGTTGGTATCACACCGGCGATATTGTCTATATTGACGAAGATGGCTACTTTTACATAGTCGATCGCATCAAAGAATTGATTAAGTGTAATGGCTACTCCATAGCACCAGCCGAACTCGAAGCAGTCTTGTTGAGCCATCCTGCTGTTGCTGATGCTTGTGTAGTCAAGAGTCCTCATCTCAGTAGTGGGGAAGTTCCTAAAGCTTTTGTCGTACTAAAAGCCGCAGCTACCCCAGAGCAAATTATGGAGTTTGTCGCTGGACAAGTTGCACCGCATAAAACGATCCGCAGACTTGAATTTGTGGACAAAATTCCCAAATCAGCTTCTGGCAAAATTTTGCGCCGCGTATTGGCACAACAAGAATTGACAAATATCAAAGAAGCATCCTCTGATGAGCAGCCATTGCAACAACGATTGGAGTTTCTACAACAGTTAGATGATGCTTCTTTAGGTCAACGTCAAGAGCTATTAACTGCTTATATTCGAGAGCAATTTTTTAAAGTTTTAGGCATTAATACATCTCAAAATCTGGATATAGAAAAGCCTTTACATGAACTGAGGCTTGATTCTCTAATGAATATAGATTTGAAGAATCGTATTGATACTGAATTAGGGGTAGACATACCCATAAATATGTTGCTGGGTAATTCCAATATCAACCAATTGGTAAATTTATTGCTTCAGCAACTAACAGCGAAAAACACAATTCTCTCAAAAAAATCATCGGCGGAATTAGCAACAGATTTGAATTCAGAAGTTGTTTTAGACTCTACAATCTTTCCTGAATATCCATCTGAGTCATTTGTAACTGAACCTGCTGCTATTTTATTAACTGGAGCTACGGGATTTCTAGGAGCTTTTTTACTGCAAGAGTTACTGTTAAAAACCCAAGCAGATGTTTATTGCTTAGTACGTTCTATTGATGCTGAATCAGGGAAAATAAGGCTTCAAAATAACTTAGAATCATACGGGATTTGGCATGATGATTTTGCTGATAGAATTATTCCTGTATTGGGTGATTTATCTCAACCACTGTTAGGTTTGTCATCACAAGATTTTCAAAAAATGAGCAGCATCATCGATGTAATTTATCACAATGCTGCTTGGATTAATTATGTTTATCCCTATTCAGCATTAAAGCCTACCAATGTTTTGGGAACTCAGGAAATATTGAGATTAGCGAGTTGTATAAAAACCAAATCGGTACATTACATTTCTACGATCGCGGTTTTTGAGTCATCAACTTATGCAGGAAAAGTCGTAACTGAATCCGATCAACTCGCTCATAGTGAGGGAATGAGACTGGCTTATTCTCAGAGTAAATGGGTGGCAGAAAAGTTAATTATGTTAGCGAGTGACAGAGGAATTCCAGTTGCGATTTATAGACCACCATTTATTTCTGGTCATAGTCAAACAGGCGCTTGGTATAAAGATGATGTAATTTGCCGCACTATCAAAGGCTGTATACAAATGGGAAGCATGACAGACATTACTGACACCTTGGATTTAGCTCCTGTGGATTACCTCAGCCAAAGTATTGTGTATTTATCAAAGCAACAAGATTCTCTTGGTAAAGCTTTTCACTTAAATAATTCTAAACCTATTTCTTGGAAAGAATTAACTGATTTTATCTGCTCTCGTGGCTATCAGATTGAGCATATTGCTTATAAAGATTGGCAAATAAAACTAAATAATTCTGTTCGATCTCAGGAAAATCCTTTGTATCATCTGTTGCCTTTTTATCACAAGCAGTATCAGCAATCAACTGAGCCAAAAATTAGTTGTTTAGCAACACAAGATGCTCTTGCAGGAAGTTCAATTATGTGTCCTCCAGTGAATACTCAATTACTCAATACTTATTTTTCCTATTTTCTTCTTAGTGGTTGGCTTGGCGTGTCGCCACGCTCTAATAAATTGGCTTGA